A segment of the Helicobacter sp. 'house sparrow 1' genome:
ACAAGTAAGTTTAGGTATTTTTATATTGAAGAATGCACAGAGCATTTTTATGAGGGGTTATTGGAGAGAGGGTATCGTCGTTTTGGTTTGCACTTTTTTGTTCCAGATTGTAAAAATTGTAATGCTTGTAAAACCATTAGACAAGATGTTGAAAAATTTGTTTTCACAAAGAGCCATAAAAGAGTTTTAAAAAAGAACTCTAATGTTAGGGTTGAGGTAACAAGACCCCTTCTTACACAAGAAAAATTAGAGCTTTATGATAAATATCATCGTGTTATGCAGGATAAAAAGGGGTGGGTTTATCAAAGAGTGAGTGAGGAATATTATAACGATACCTTTGTTTTGGGTTATGAAGACTTTGGATATGAGCTTGATTATTATATTGAAGATAAATTAGTTGCAGTTGGTTTTGTAGATATTCTAAAATCAGCAATGAGCGCAATTTATTTCTTTTATGACCATAGCTTTGAAAAACAAAGTCTTGGAACCTTGAATATTTTGGTACAAATGCGCCTTGCAAAACAAAAAAAGATTCCTTATTTATATTTAGGGCATTGGATACCAAATCATCAGAGCTTGGGTTATAAATCTAGGTTTTTGCCTTTTGAAATTTTGTATAATACACCCGATTTATTTGATAGAGTGGATTACAGGATATTTGAGGAGTAAGGATGACAAATAAAACCTCAAGAATATTTGGAAAGATTGCTTCTTGTGCTTTTCCAAGTTTTATTCAAAGAATCATTAATAAATTTTATGTCAGGATTTTTAAGATTGATTTAAGTGAGTTTGAGGATATTGGAAAATACAAAACTCTAAATGCTCTTTTTACAAGATCTTTAAAAAAGCCAAGAGATTTCAATCAGGATTCAAGCATAATGATTGCTCCTACAGATAGTCTCATCACAGAAATGGGAGATGTTGTTGAGGGAAGAGCATTGCAAATCAAAGGAAAAAGCTATAGTGTTAAAGAGCTTTTGGGCCAGGATATAGGAGAGGGATATCAGTTTGTAAATTTTTACCTTTCACCAAGTGATTATCACCATTACCATAGTCCTTGCGATCTTGATATAACTGAGGTGCGATATTTTGCAGGAAAGCTTTTGCCTGTTAATATGCCATCATTAAGAAAAAATGAAAATTTGTTTATTACAAATGAGAGGGTTGTAGTGGTTGCAAAAGATAAAAATCATCACGATTTCTTCTTTGTTGCTGTGGGAGCCTTAAATGTTGGAAAGATGTCTTTATGTTTTGAAGAGAGAATCCAAACCAATGCGGTGGCCAATCAAAAATGTAGTTTTGCTTATGATCAGGCCATAAGGGTAAAAAAGGGGGAAGAAATGGGGATGTTTGAAATGGGTTCAACAGTTGTAGTTTTTGCAAAAGGACTAAAAACCTCTTTGCAAGTGAATCAGAAAGTAAAATTTGGTGATGATATGGGGATTTTTTGATGAGACAAGATGTTAAAAAAGAGATCCAAGAGCTGATTGAGAAGCATCAAGTGCTCTTAGTAGCACATTTTTATCAAAAAGATGAAGTTGTGGAGTTGGCGGAGTTTTGTGGGGATAGTTTAGAATTAGCTAGGAGGGCAAGTTCAGATTCCAGAAACTTAGTTGTTTTTTGTGGTGTTAGCTTTATGGGAGAGAGTGTAAAAATACTTGCTCCTAATAAGAGAGTGTTGATGCCAAAGATTGCTTGTTGTTCAATGGCAAGAATGATTAGCAGTGATTATTATGATCGATCCATTGAAGTTTTAAAGGGGTATGGAATACAAGATATTTTTCCAATTACTTATATCAATTCTAATGCAGAAGTCAAGGCAAAGGTAGGCAGAATGGGAGGGGTTGTTTGCACAAGTGCAAATGCAAAGAAAATTTTTGAATATGCATTAAAAGAGGGCAAAAAGATTTTCTTTCTTCCAGACCAGTGCCTGGGGGTAAATTTAGCTACGATGTTTGGTTTAAAGTATAGTATTTTAGGAATTGATAGTGTGCAAAAGGTAATGGAATCAGATGTGATTTGTTACAATGGATTTTGTTCTGTGCATCAGCTATTTGCTCCTGAGGATATTGATTTTTTCCGCGAAACTTATAAAGATATTTTGATTGCAGTGCATCCAGAATGCAAGCCAGAAGTTGTTCAAAAGGCAGATTTTGTTGGTTCTACAAGTCAAATTATTGCTTATGTGAAAAGTCTTCCCGCTTCTCAAGCTGTAGCAGTTGGTACAGAATTTAATCTAGTATCTAGGTTGCGCCCAAATAGCAATAATACTTTTGTTCTCTCTAGCACAATTCCAGAATGTCCTACTATGAATGAAACTACTCCAATTGATATTTTAAAACTACTACAGGCTTATGATCAAGGAAGAGCACATAATGAAATTTTTCTTGATGAAAAAACTAGAGATGATGCAAAAAAAGCCTTAGATAAAATGTTGGAGCTTTCTTAATGGATATTCAAGAGTTTTTGAAGTTGGTTTATAACGAAGATATTGGTAGGGGGGATTTATTTGAGCGGATTGTTCAGGAAGATTTTGAAGTAAAGGCCTTAATTAAAGCAAAAAGCAATGGGGTTTTATCAGGAATTCTCTATGCACAAGAGTTGTGCAAGATGTTTGATATTGGGATGAAAAAATTTAAGAATGATGGCGATGCTTTTGAAAAGAATGATGGGCTTTTGGAGCTTAGTGGTTCTTATGTTAAGCTTTTAAAGCTTGAGCGGTGCATTTTAAATATTTTGCAACACTCAAGTGGTATTGCTACTTTAACAAGAAGTTATGTTGAAGTTTTAAAGTCTCACAAAGTAGAACTTTTAGATACGAGAAAAACACGACCTTTGCTAAGAAATTTTGAAAAGTATTCTGTGAGAAATGGAGGAGGCCGAAATCATCGCTTAGGACTGGATGATGCACTGATGCTTAAAGATACACACTTAAAATATATTCCACATTCTGAGCTAAAACAATGGATTTTTAGGGCAAGGAAACAAATGCCTTGGACAAGTAAAATTGAAATTGAAAGCGAAAGTGTTGAGTTTGCAAAAATAGCAATGGACTCTGGGGCTGATATTGTGATGTGTGATAATATGGATTTGGATTCTATTAAGCAGGTTGTGCAATATCGCAATGAGTACTATCCATTTGTTTTAATTGAGGCAAGCGGAGATATTACAAAGGAAAAACTTTTAGAATATGCTAATACAGGAGTAGATGCAATCAGTTCGGGTGCTTTGATACATAAGGCAGTTTGGATTGATATGAATATGAAAGTATTATAAAAACAATCCTCCTCCACTAGGGGAGGATGAAAGTTTTACTTCTTTGATTATTTTGCCTTTTTGGCAACATAGATTTTAATGATTAGATCTAGTACAATAATTGCACCTCCTAGAATCATTAAAGAATCTGGAAGGATTCTAAACCATATCCAAGGATCTACTGCCTCAAGAGTTTCTCTTAATCTTGCAAAATAATATCCTTTTTCAAATGCAACCTGTGATTGATGAAAACCAATAATGAGTGTTGGAATGCTATAAGTAACCACTCCTATGGTCAAAAGCCAAAAACCAAGCTTGCTTAAATAATCACTCCACTCCAAGCCTTTTGCAAGAGAATTTGCTTTTGCAACCATATAAATAAATGCATATGCAATGTAACCAAAAGCGCCTAGCATTGCCACGTGAGCGTGAGGAATAATCAAATAAGTTCCGTGCGAATAATAATTAATAATAGGCGTATTAATTACCATGCCAAGCCATCCAGCACCAAGCCAATTTAAGAATGCGCTTCCTGCAAGCCATAAAAATGGAACACCCCAATCAAATTTCTTGCCCATTTCTTTAATGTGTTTTTGCTCTTTGATTGCCTCAATCATTAAGATAACAAGAGGTAATGGCTCTAGTGCAGAGAAGATACCACCAATTGCAATCCAATAGCTATCTGTTCCTTGCCACCAGTAGTGGTGTCCTACTCCTAAAATTCCGGTAGTTACGATTAAAACAAGTTCAAATAGCATCACTTTAGTAGCGATAGATTTTTTCACAAGTCCCAATGCAACAGATAAGAATGCAATGACACCAGATGCAAACATTTCAAATGTAAGCTCAACCCATAAATGAACAACCCACCAGCGATAATAATCATCCACTGTAAAATTTGGAATAATTTTATGAATAGGCATCATTCCAGAAATATAGAGTGTTGCAATTCCAAAAGCTGACCAAATGATTGTTCCAACTAAAAGGTCCTGCTTTGCTTTTTTGATTGTGCTAAATACCATTAAAAACCAAAATACAAGTCCAATGAGTAACCCAATATCCCAGACCCTTCCAAGTTCAAGATATTCTCTACCCTCACTACCAAACCAAAACCAACTTTCTCTTAAGTATCCTTGAGTTCCAAGATAGATACCAATAAGACCTCCACCTCCAACAATGAGTAGAGCAACCCAAAGTATATCCACTAGTTTTGGAAATTTTAAATCCTTTCCACTTACAAGAGGAGCGATAAACAAACCACCTACAAGCCAACCTATCGTAACCCAGATAATTGCAAGATTAATGTGGAGTTGGCGCACAACATTAAAAGGCAAGATTTCTTGTGAGATTACAAAATCTTCACTAGGGTTTGCATAAATGTGTGCAAGATACCCTCCTAAAACCAGTTGAATAAGGCTAAAAATAGCTACAATGGGAACATATTTTAATAGCTTTTCTTGAGAGGTAAAGAATTGAGTAATCTTTAGGGGTTCTGCCAAAGGTGTTGGATCAGATTTATCGGGCTTGATGAGATACTCATAACTTATCCATAAAACAAGAATTGTAAGTGGCCATAATAAAAGCCATTCCCAAAGACTAACAGAGTGGAAATTCCAAGTTGCATCCTGATCAATCAATGGTTCATTTGGCCAGTTATTTGACCAAGTAATATCTTTATTGGGGCGATAGGTTGTAGCAACTAATGAAGACCAGTCAAAGAAAGCTACAATGCATTGAGCTTCTTCTCTTGTAATCACCTTTCCTCTATAACCCCATTTGGCATTGCCATTTACCAAAAAGTTTATCAATTCCTTCTTGGTATCCTTAAAGGCTTGGGTAGCATTTTTAGAGTAGATAACCTCTTGATCTGTTAAGGACACAGATCTCACATCCTTAATAACAAAAGTTTTAATCAAGGCCTTTTGTTCTTCCATAAGAGAATCTAAATTTTTTTGATATTTCTCTTCAGCAAGAATTTCATAGAGTTTTGTAATTTTTTTATGCATCATTTCTGTTGTAAAATCTGGACCCATATAAGAACCCATACCAAGAAGAGTTCCATAGCCCATTAATCCAAACTCTTGGAAGAAGGCTTTACCATTGATGATATCTTCTTTTGTATAAAGAATTTCACCTTCTTGACTTTTTACCACATTTGGAAGAGGCGGAACTTCTTTATTAAGATTTGCACTAAAATAAATGAGAATGGTTGTTGCTAAAATAGCAATGATCCAAAAAGCTCCTTGAAGCTTCCTTTGATTTATTAATTTTTCTGACATTCTATATCCCTTTGAAAATAATTTTGGGCTGGAAGTATAAAATATTTTCTTTTTTAAGAAATTGATGAAAATCAATGATTGAAAAATTAGGATTGTAGGCTTATAGTTAGGGTATATTGGGCAAAAAATAATAATATATAGCTTTGTTGATAAAATAGTCTCTTGGGACTAAAAAAAGGAATATAAAACTTTGAAATTTTTTTTATTTTGTTTATCTACATTGTTTTTTATAGGATGCTCAAGTGTTGACCTTCAAACCTTCAATGAGGCATACTATGGTGGCAATATGAAAAAAGCATATGATATTGCACACAAGGGGGCTAATTTACCTCAAGAAAATCAAAAACATAAGTCTAAAAGCGATGATTTGTTATGGCAGGTTCAGGGAGGTATAGCAGGTTTTTATGGAGATATTGATGAATCAAGACAGATGCTTTTAACAGCAGATAGGATGATGCAAGATGCTATAAAAAATTTTGCAATTATATTTTTTGGTAACCTAGGAGCAGTTTTGACAAGTGATAATGTCTTGCCCTATCCCATCTATCTTTATGAGGCAAGCATGGTGAATTATTATCTTGCTTTAGATTCTATGAATCAAGGGAAAGATCAAGATGCAAGGGTGTATCTTAACCAGGCATTGCAAAGGCAAAATGATGCAAAGTTTTATTATGCAAGAGAGATTGAAAAGAGCCAAGAAAGCTTAAATAATATGAAGAATGTTTCTAGTGAAGCTCCAAAAACAGATCAATATGTTGCTGTTACAATGGATTTTGCTAGAGAGTCAGAAAGAGATAGGGAAGTGCAAGATGAAAAAAAATATATCAATCCTATAATTCCCTATCTAAAATTTATTTTTGAGTTGAAAAGACAAAATTTTTCAGCAATTGCTTCAATGAGTGCAGATGATTTTGCATTGTTCCCGCTTGAGGATAAAGAAATTTTAGAATCCAGAAAAAGCGGAGATACAAAAAGATATATTTGGGTTATCATTGAGGATGGAAAGAGTGCGAGTAAGGGAACTTTATCTTTTTCTATCCCCTTGCCAATGAATCCTGAGGTTTTTTTAAATCCTGCAATGCTTGCGATTGCTTTAAGTAGCAAAGAAGGGGCTTTATTTACAGCAGTTGCTAGTAATTCTATTTTGTTAAACTATGTAGAGCCAAAGGTATTAGAAGGAATTAGCTTTGCTAAAAGCTATAGTTTTGAAAATAAGGAAATTCCAGAATTTTTTGTCTTAAGCGATTTAATGAAAACAGAGTTTGATACAAGGATAGCAGGGGTTAGAACAAGAGCAATTTTAAGGAGCATTCCTCCTGCTATAGGTGCTTTTATTAGTGAGAGGGCGGGTAATGAAGCTGGCTTTAATGGGCTAGGATTGCTGTTTAGCTTAGGGCATAAGCTTATTTTGAGGGCAGATACAAGGATTATCACAGCTTTGCCACATTCCTTTTATGTCACAAGGATGGAAAACACTAAAGATAAAAAGAAAATTCTTGTAGATGGTAGAGATTTGATAGAATTTCAAACTAAGGATCAGAGTCAGGATGCTATTGTCTATATTAGGAATTTAGGCAGTAGTTTTTTTATAAAGGTTTTTGAGTAATAGAGGAGATTTTTGTGAAAATTTTAAAAAGTATTAGTTTTGTTTTTATGTTTGTTTTTTTTACTGGCTGTGCTCCAAGTGCTATGAATGTAGATCCCAATACAGAATTTACAACAATGGGGCTTGATTATGATAATTTAAAAAAAATTATGGGAGAAATGATTGATTCTTTGTTGCAAGATCCCTATACGCAAAAAATAGATTCCAACTCCCCCAAAGTTGTAGCGATATCAGATGTCATCAATGACACGACTCAAAAAATTGATGTGGAAAGTTTAAGCAGA
Coding sequences within it:
- a CDS encoding arginyltransferase, with the protein product MKLIEFFPQETPCSYLANQTSKFRYFYIEECTEHFYEGLLERGYRRFGLHFFVPDCKNCNACKTIRQDVEKFVFTKSHKRVLKKNSNVRVEVTRPLLTQEKLELYDKYHRVMQDKKGWVYQRVSEEYYNDTFVLGYEDFGYELDYYIEDKLVAVGFVDILKSAMSAIYFFYDHSFEKQSLGTLNILVQMRLAKQKKIPYLYLGHWIPNHQSLGYKSRFLPFEILYNTPDLFDRVDYRIFEE
- a CDS encoding phosphatidylserine decarboxylase, whose translation is MTNKTSRIFGKIASCAFPSFIQRIINKFYVRIFKIDLSEFEDIGKYKTLNALFTRSLKKPRDFNQDSSIMIAPTDSLITEMGDVVEGRALQIKGKSYSVKELLGQDIGEGYQFVNFYLSPSDYHHYHSPCDLDITEVRYFAGKLLPVNMPSLRKNENLFITNERVVVVAKDKNHHDFFFVAVGALNVGKMSLCFEERIQTNAVANQKCSFAYDQAIRVKKGEEMGMFEMGSTVVVFAKGLKTSLQVNQKVKFGDDMGIF
- the nadA gene encoding quinolinate synthase NadA, whose translation is MRQDVKKEIQELIEKHQVLLVAHFYQKDEVVELAEFCGDSLELARRASSDSRNLVVFCGVSFMGESVKILAPNKRVLMPKIACCSMARMISSDYYDRSIEVLKGYGIQDIFPITYINSNAEVKAKVGRMGGVVCTSANAKKIFEYALKEGKKIFFLPDQCLGVNLATMFGLKYSILGIDSVQKVMESDVICYNGFCSVHQLFAPEDIDFFRETYKDILIAVHPECKPEVVQKADFVGSTSQIIAYVKSLPASQAVAVGTEFNLVSRLRPNSNNTFVLSSTIPECPTMNETTPIDILKLLQAYDQGRAHNEIFLDEKTRDDAKKALDKMLELS
- the nadC gene encoding carboxylating nicotinate-nucleotide diphosphorylase, which gives rise to MDIQEFLKLVYNEDIGRGDLFERIVQEDFEVKALIKAKSNGVLSGILYAQELCKMFDIGMKKFKNDGDAFEKNDGLLELSGSYVKLLKLERCILNILQHSSGIATLTRSYVEVLKSHKVELLDTRKTRPLLRNFEKYSVRNGGGRNHRLGLDDALMLKDTHLKYIPHSELKQWIFRARKQMPWTSKIEIESESVEFAKIAMDSGADIVMCDNMDLDSIKQVVQYRNEYYPFVLIEASGDITKEKLLEYANTGVDAISSGALIHKAVWIDMNMKVL
- a CDS encoding cbb3-type cytochrome c oxidase subunit I, encoding MSEKLINQRKLQGAFWIIAILATTILIYFSANLNKEVPPLPNVVKSQEGEILYTKEDIINGKAFFQEFGLMGYGTLLGMGSYMGPDFTTEMMHKKITKLYEILAEEKYQKNLDSLMEEQKALIKTFVIKDVRSVSLTDQEVIYSKNATQAFKDTKKELINFLVNGNAKWGYRGKVITREEAQCIVAFFDWSSLVATTYRPNKDITWSNNWPNEPLIDQDATWNFHSVSLWEWLLLWPLTILVLWISYEYLIKPDKSDPTPLAEPLKITQFFTSQEKLLKYVPIVAIFSLIQLVLGGYLAHIYANPSEDFVISQEILPFNVVRQLHINLAIIWVTIGWLVGGLFIAPLVSGKDLKFPKLVDILWVALLIVGGGGLIGIYLGTQGYLRESWFWFGSEGREYLELGRVWDIGLLIGLVFWFLMVFSTIKKAKQDLLVGTIIWSAFGIATLYISGMMPIHKIIPNFTVDDYYRWWVVHLWVELTFEMFASGVIAFLSVALGLVKKSIATKVMLFELVLIVTTGILGVGHHYWWQGTDSYWIAIGGIFSALEPLPLVILMIEAIKEQKHIKEMGKKFDWGVPFLWLAGSAFLNWLGAGWLGMVINTPIINYYSHGTYLIIPHAHVAMLGAFGYIAYAFIYMVAKANSLAKGLEWSDYLSKLGFWLLTIGVVTYSIPTLIIGFHQSQVAFEKGYYFARLRETLEAVDPWIWFRILPDSLMILGGAIIVLDLIIKIYVAKKAK